The genomic interval GGCGCCGCCGTCGCTGGCTGGTCTATTGCCTTGTCGAGACGGTCGTTCAGGCCAATGGAAGCCTGTACTACACGGTCGGCCCGGGCGGCGATTTCAACATGGTGCGCCCCGATACCATCGAGAGCGCGTTCTTTCGCCAGAACGTCAGCACAGAGCCCAACAATGTCGATTACCCGCTGAAGCCGCTGCCGGCGCGGGAAAATTACAACGAGATTGCGCTCAAGTCCTTGGCTTCGTTCCCGCAGGTGTACTTTTACGAGTCCGGCTGGCCGATGGGCAAGCTGTACGTCTGGCCCCTGCCGAATTCCAGCTACGAGCTGCATATCAGCACCAAGGCCGTGCTCCAGCAGTTTGATGGGCTGACTGAGGAAATCAACCTGCCGCCCGAGTACGAGGAGGCGCTGCATTACAATCTGGCCGTGCGTCTGAAGCCGCTCTACGGCCTTCCGCCCGACCCGACAATCAACAATCTGGCGAAAATCGCGCTGAACACGATCAAGAACTCGAATGCGCAGATTCCGCTGATGACGATGCCGCAAGACCTCATCAAAGGGTCGAATTACAATATCTATAGCGACAGCTCATATTGAGGTCTGCCAATGCGTGTTCCATTGCTTGGCGGGGCTTATGAGAGCCGGTCTGTTATTGCATCCGCTCAAGAATCCATCAATCTGTACTCCGAGAAAAACCCGGAGGATGGCCAGCCGACCGTTCCGGCCACGTCCTACCCGACGCCGGGCCTCGAACTGCTTGCGTCGCCGCCCTACATCGAATCCATGCGCACGGCCTATCGTGCCAGCAATGGGCAGTTGTACAACGTCATCGGCCCGAACGTGTATTTCATCAGCGACACGCTGGATTACACCTTCCTCGGCTCGATCCCAAACAACACCACGCCGGTCTGGTTCAGTGACAACGGGCAGGTGATCGTGCTGGTCGATGGCAGCTCAGCGGGTTGGGCTATCGACATGACGTCGAATGCCTTTGACGCCATCAGCGACACGTCGTTCTATGGCGGGATCTCCGCAGCCTACCAGGACACGTATTTCATCTTCAACCGGCCCGACACGCCGCAGTTCTACATCTCCCTGAGCAATGTGACTTTCGACATGCTCACCGGGACCGTGGGCGCGATCTACGAGGGTTCGATCATTTCGGGTGGCACGCTCTACGTCAGCGCCACTTATACCAGTGTTCCGCTGACTGGGGGCACGGGAACGGGTGCTGAGGCGACGATCACGGTCACGGGCGGCGTGGTTACTGCGGTCACGATCACTGCCGAGGGGCAGGATTACGAGATTGGCGACGTGCTGAGCGCCAGCAACACCAACCTCGGCGGCGCGGGCTCGGGCTTCAGTTACTCGGTTGACGGCATCCGGGGTTATGCGTTCGATCCGCTGGACATCGCGGCAAAGACCGGTTCGGCCGACAACATCGTTGCGGCGCCGGTCGTCCATGGCGAACTCTGGCTTGTGGGTGAGCTGGCGACCGAGGTCTGGTACGACGCAGGGGCCGCAGATTTTGCCTACCAGCGCATTCAGGGCGCCTATGTGGACCATGGTTGCGCCGCGCCGTACTCGATTGCCAGCGTCGATATTTCGCTGCTCTGGCTGTCTCAGGACAAGCAGGGCTATGCCATCGTCGTGATGACGGATGGCTACAATGTGCGCCGGGTCTCGCCGCACGCGCTGGAACAGGAATGGCAGCAGTACGAGATCATCTCGGACGCCATCGCCTATGTGCATCAAATCGAGGGGCACGCGTTCTACGTCCTGACGTTCCCGACTGCGGATCGGACCTATTGCTATGACCTAACCACCGGTCAATGGCATCGCCGGGCATCGATCGACAACAACGGCGTGCTGCACCGGCATCGGTCCAACTGCTTCGCCTTCGCCTACGGCTACAATCTGGTTGGCGACTACCAGAACGGCAACCTCTACAATCTGACGAATGCGGTGTTCACGGACAATGGCACGGCAATTCCGCGGATCAGGCGGTTTCCGCATCTTGTCGAGGACGGCAAGCGCGTCATCTACGACAGCTTCCAAGCCGATATGGCGACGGGGCAGATTGAGGGCGGCGACAGCGGCAATCCCCCGCAGCTTACCCTGCGGTGGAGCGACAACAAGGGTTTTAGCTTCGGCAATGGCGTCATGCAGTCCATGGGCGCAACGGGGCAGTACCTGACATCGCCGCAGTGGAATCGGCTCGGGATGGCCCGCGACCGGGTGTTTGAAATCTCGTGGTCTGCGAACACGGATACGGCGCTGCAAGGGTGCTGGGTTCGGTTCCGGCCGTGCCTGACGTGAGGGGTTGATGCAAGTTCTTGAGGCCGCCATCCCGTATGGGCTGCACCATCCCATCATTCCGATTGATGGCAGTCCGTGGATTGTAGTGGGATCGACTGCTCACCCCGGCGGCATGGCGTCCTCGTTCGATATCCATTTCAACGGCGATGATCCCACGCACGAGTTTCTCGACCCGTCCGAATGGAGCCCGTTGCCAAATGCCAAAAAGCTAGCGGCGACCTATAATCGGCCCTTCGAGAAGGCGTTCCGACTCCGCATTCGCCGGGCGACAGATGCGGGTTCGATCTTGCAGGTGATGGCGCCGCATTGGGAGGCTGCAGACCTCTTGTGGCTGGCTCGGCAAATCCAGGCCGCGCCGGGCGACGACCATCACATGCGAGATGGCGTCTATAGCTACTATCCTGATGGGCACACTGTGCGCGGCCCGCAGGTCTGGAAAAACGGCACGTTCTGGCTGCGGTGCTCCTGATGTCAGCGGCAATCGTCCCGTCGTCAAAGCAGAAGATGGTGACCCCGGAAGGCACCGTAACACCAGAATATCAGCGTTTCTTCAACGCGATTGCTGGCTCTGCAACGCCATTCGCCTCGGTCACGCGCACCAGTTCGCCCATGTCCTACACCGCCAGCGGATCGGGGCATCTCAACATCAACGGCGGATCGATCAGCGGGCTTTCGCTTCGTCGCGCCGGCTCCACGATCACGCTTTCGGCCACCACTCTGATGATCCCGATGAGCAACGGTGACTTGGTGACGATCACCTACACCGGCTCACCGACACTGACTTTCATCCCCGCTTAGGAGCTTCCGTGAAGCACCAGAACCTTTGCGTCAGCCGGGTCTACTCGGCGGACCTGCTGAACCATGTCGTCAACCATCCAGAAGTCAGACCGTGGGTCGGCTTTCCGTGGCTGGGCAGGCTGGATCTGACGCAGGCGGTCGCCGATCCGCGCAACGTGCTGCTGATGGCGGAAGGCGGCGGGTTTCTGTTCATCCAGCAAGAGCCCGGCATCTACGAGGTACACAGCCAGTTCCTCCCGGATCATCGAGGCGAGAACGTCATTGCAGCGGCCCGTGACGCCGAAAGGTTCATGTTCACGAGGACCGATTGCATCGAAATCAGGTCGAAGGTGCCGCACGGCAATGTCGCGGCGTCCGCCTTCGCCAGAAAGATGCGCTACGAGCTGCAATTCGAACGCACGCACGGATGGCCGACCGCTGAGGGTCTGGTGCCCTGCAAATACTACGCCCGGTCCATCACGCAATGGGCCAACCAGGCGGACGAACTCAAGGCCACGGGCCATTTTTTCCACGAGAAACTTGAGGCGGCAAAGATTGCGGCCGGGTCGCAAATGCCGATCCACGAGGATGATGACGCCCATGACCTCTATGTCGGCGCCACGGTTGAAATGATCGCGGCGGGGCAGATTGCCAAGGCGTTAGGCTTTTACGCCCGGTGGGCGGCTTTCGCGGGCTACGGGCCCATTGCCGTCATCGCAGACAACCCAGTCGTTATCGACATCGGCGACGCGCTTCTGGCGGTTCGCGGGGACGATTTCGACGTCATTTTGACCAGATAGGAGACGGGCCATGCCGGTCGGGGCGTTGGTAGGATCAGCGGTCGTCGGTGCGGGTACATCCCTCATTGGCGCCAATATGCAAAAGCAGGCCACGGACAAGGCGTCCAAGGTCCAGCAGAAGATGTACGACACGACGCGCGCCGATCTGGCCCCCTATCGTGTCGCTGGCGAGCAGGGCACAAACGCCCTGATGGGAGCGCTTCCCGAACTGACGAGCCAGATCAACCTGGATCAGGCATGGTTGCAGCAGACGCCCGGCTATCAGTTCAATCTTCGGCAAGGGCTGAAGGGCGTTCAGAGCAGTGCAGCGGCGCGTGGCCTCGGCTCGTCCGGCGCTGCCCTCAAGGGCGCGGCGGGGTATGCAACCGGGCTGGCGGATTCAACCTATCAGAACCAGTTCAGCAACGAAATGGCGCAGCGGGAAGCGCGGTATAATCGCCTGATGGGCGTGTCGCAGCTCGGGCAGAACGCAGCGGCGCAGACCGGTGCCTACGGTACTCAGACCGCCTCGAATATCGGCAACAATCTCATCGGCGGCGGCAACGCCATGGCGGCTGGACTCACCGGGGCCGGCAATGCCCTGATGAGCGGGGCGCAGAACTACGCCGGCTACAATTACGCTCAGCAGATGCTCAATCGCGGGCAGGGCAACATGTACTCGCCTCCCGGCGGCATCTACTAAGGGGATAAGACATGGCTGAAGTCGATACCTCGATCTTTCCCAAGGCGCCCCCTCCGGGCCAGTGGATGGACACGGCTGGCGGCGTGATTGGCATCGCCAACGCAGCGGAACAGAACCGGCTACTCCAGACCCAGAACAAGCAGACCCAGCTTGATCTGGTGCAGGATCAGGTCGGCAAGCTGGTGGACACGTTCTCGGCCCTTGCCGCCGATCCGAACCTATCGGTGCAGACCATTCAGCAGCAGGGCGC from Planctomycetaceae bacterium carries:
- a CDS encoding DNA transfer protein p32, with the translated sequence MPVGALVGSAVVGAGTSLIGANMQKQATDKASKVQQKMYDTTRADLAPYRVAGEQGTNALMGALPELTSQINLDQAWLQQTPGYQFNLRQGLKGVQSSAAARGLGSSGAALKGAAGYATGLADSTYQNQFSNEMAQREARYNRLMGVSQLGQNAAAQTGAYGTQTASNIGNNLIGGGNAMAAGLTGAGNALMSGAQNYAGYNYAQQMLNRGQGNMYSPPGGIY